The following coding sequences are from one Enterococcus sp. 4G2_DIV0659 window:
- a CDS encoding helix-turn-helix domain-containing protein produces the protein MRLFLDDIYDRRMKILSIINSSKQEVSIKDIVNKTEVVPRTVSMIVKQFEQELEKDVFKVNYTNNTIKNVYATNIDINAIGRKYLLQSIMYKIIEQIFLYEKIDVSKFCEAEYISQATFSRRRKKLKEILQGCGLNLSRENKIIGEELRIRNFYFQFFSKASNTWLFRPQEFHELNDYFSQRVVDWENKSSVQRYHINLITYISIIRSKQRNFVNNKKLIELSKKRTNSSNLQLLFDYFSKSKNKTNEQVWSEASATLFILYKEKIFNDSLEVDAYETFFSIDHFSFVTHSNIFVREIIDAFFEGITDKYLYLRIRQEIDLYHLIVKTCFIDPKNFDFVYDERVYTNMDHFEKTIREKTIRIFQHLKTTQYSEFFNQIPKYITETSLIDYIYFSIYALFVELKNSESQSIKIFVQDANVAMSNLLKQKINCFFGSKVKCIDRLELNPDLIITDTNIVVADKQVEQVYINRLSDFDFLVENIERKILEKHSKETRDF, from the coding sequence ATGAGATTATTTTTAGATGATATTTATGACAGAAGGATGAAGATACTTAGTATAATCAACAGTAGTAAACAAGAAGTAAGTATTAAAGATATAGTTAATAAAACGGAAGTAGTGCCAAGAACAGTATCAATGATAGTCAAACAATTTGAACAAGAGTTGGAGAAAGATGTATTTAAAGTTAACTATACGAATAATACAATTAAAAATGTTTATGCTACTAATATAGATATAAATGCAATAGGACGTAAGTATTTACTGCAATCAATAATGTATAAAATCATTGAACAAATATTTTTATATGAAAAAATTGATGTCAGTAAGTTTTGTGAGGCTGAGTACATAAGTCAAGCGACTTTTTCAAGACGTAGAAAAAAACTAAAAGAAATTCTTCAAGGTTGTGGATTAAATTTATCTAGGGAAAATAAAATTATTGGGGAGGAATTACGAATAAGAAACTTTTATTTTCAATTTTTTTCTAAAGCATCAAATACATGGTTATTTAGACCGCAAGAGTTTCACGAATTAAATGATTACTTTTCTCAAAGAGTTGTTGATTGGGAAAATAAAAGTTCAGTTCAAAGGTATCATATTAATTTAATTACGTATATTAGTATTATTCGTTCAAAACAGCGAAATTTTGTAAATAATAAAAAATTAATAGAACTATCAAAAAAACGGACAAATTCTTCTAATTTACAACTCTTATTTGATTATTTCTCAAAAAGTAAAAATAAGACAAATGAACAGGTGTGGTCAGAAGCAAGTGCAACCTTGTTTATTCTTTATAAGGAAAAAATTTTTAATGATTCGTTAGAAGTAGATGCGTATGAAACTTTTTTTTCAATTGACCATTTTTCATTTGTAACACATAGCAATATTTTTGTCAGAGAAATTATAGATGCTTTTTTTGAAGGAATAACGGATAAATATCTATATTTAAGGATTAGGCAAGAGATTGATTTATATCATCTGATTGTAAAAACGTGTTTTATTGACCCTAAAAATTTTGATTTTGTTTATGATGAAAGAGTATATACGAATATGGATCACTTTGAAAAAACAATAAGAGAAAAAACGATACGTATTTTTCAGCACTTAAAAACAACACAGTATAGTGAATTTTTTAACCAAATTCCTAAATATATTACAGAGACATCGTTGATTGATTACATATATTTTTCCATTTATGCATTATTTGTTGAATTAAAAAATTCAGAATCTCAGTCTATTAAAATTTTTGTTCAAGATGCAAATGTTGCTATGAGCAATCTGCTAAAACAAAAAATCAATTGCTTTTTTGGCAGTAAAGTAAAATGTATAGATCGACTAGAGTTAAATCCGGATCTTATCATTACAGATACAAATATAGTAGTTGCTGATAAGCAAGTAGAGCAGGTTTATATTAATAGGTTATCAGATTTTGATTTTTTGGTAGAAAATATAGAGCGAAAGATACTAGAAAAACATAGTAAAGAAACGAGGGATTTTTAA